In Triticum urartu cultivar G1812 chromosome 6, Tu2.1, whole genome shotgun sequence, the following proteins share a genomic window:
- the LOC125514505 gene encoding mRNA cap guanine-N7 methyltransferase 1-like, translated as MNKRPREDEPSSSQKRQFGAGGDYGEQEGYSEERISAQRVADHYSARSNQTLEERENSPIIHLKKLNNWIKSVLVQLYARPGDCVLDLACGKGGDLIKWDKAKVGYYVGVDIAEGSIKDCMTRYNGDSDQQRRKKFSFPARLICADCYETRLDEYLREDAPFDICSCQFAMHYSWSTEARARQALANISALLRPGGTFIGTMPDANVIIKRLRESEGMEFGNSVYCITFGEEYTEKKFPASRPFGIKYKFHLEDAVDCPEWVVPFHLFKLLAEEYDLELVLMKNFHEFVHDYVQRPEFADLMRRLGPLGDGRSGQSTLSQDEWEASYLYLAFVLRKRGPPPSQRRANNPNRGKTFLAEEDIEFLSI; from the exons ATGAACAAGCGACCCCGCGAGGACGAGCCTTCCTCCTCCCAAAAGCGCCAGTTTGGTGCAG GCGGCGACTATGGGGAGCAAGAAGGGTACTCGGAGGAACGGATCAGTGCGCAGCGGGTGGCGGACCACTACAGCGCCCGGTCGAATCAGACGCTTGAGGAGCGTGAGAACAGCCCCATCATCCACCTCAAGAAGCTCAACAACTGG ATAAAGAGCGTCCTGGTTCAACTGTATGCACGTCCAGGAGACTGCGTTCTAGATCTTGCTTGTGGCAAG GGAGGTGATTTGATAAAGTGGGATAAGGCCAAGGTTGGCTATTATGTAGGGGTTGATATTGCAGAAGGCTCG ATAAAAGATTGCATGACCCGTTATAACGGCGACTCGGATCAACAACGAAGGAAGAAGTTCAGTTTTCCTGCACGGCTTATTTGTGCCGACTGTTATGAG ACTCGTCTGGATGAGTATCTACGTGAGGATGCTCCATTTGACATATGCAGCTGCCAG TTTGCAATGCACTACTCATGGTCAACTGAAGCACGTGCAAGACAAGCCCTCGCAAATATATCTGCATTGCTTCGTCCTGGAGGCACGTTCATTGGAACGATGCCTGATGCTAATGTCATTATTAAAAGACTAAGAGAAT CTGAAGGGATGGAGTTTGGGAACAGTGTTTACTGTATTACCTTTGGTGAAGAGTACACAGAAAAG AAATTCCCGGCATCCAGGCCTTTTGGTATCAAGTACAAGTTTCATTTAGAG GACGCAGTTGATTGCCCGGAGTGGGTTGTTCCATTCCATCTCTTCAAACTACTGGCAGAGGAG TATGATTTAGAGCTGGTTCTAATGAAGAACTTCCATGAATTTGTACACGATTATGTGCAAAGGCCAGAGTTTGCTGATCTCATGCGAAGGCTGGGGCCTCTCGGTGATGGACGATCGGGCCAAA GCACGCTGTCACAAGATGAGTGGGAGGCATCCTATCTCTACCTCGCATTTGTTTTGCGGAAG CGAGGCCCTCCACCGTCCCAGCGGAGAGCCAACAATCCTAACAGAGGGAAGACGTTCCTTGCCGAGGAGGACATCGAGTTTCTTAGCATATGA